From the genome of Palaemon carinicauda isolate YSFRI2023 chromosome 6, ASM3689809v2, whole genome shotgun sequence, one region includes:
- the LOC137642276 gene encoding uncharacterized protein, with product MDQTLLIAVAVLGTVVGIGLISAIMGLCFRWQKKKIITHAQCCWHHQTESLDAYSFPPPHRERIKMRCMRGCNNFTRDCCQMSLSNNNTGVSRGLGLGASCINDPVPAPPAPRSWTPSPPYRCQQNGIHSRRGNQSKVGEQSCHLGSHRVSTAESLRNECGVHSNLSVITKKENSYCKPRSCLQLSNKYEPATNTKCDLTDIKVDSNSADSDNSSEIVDLSHKRMKAHFYRKNKRSSRSSRTQNVYQRKNTGNGEICINKQPNVFANNLDQSKKGFICNDHPAACSSYYISPSKGPQPLSSHNPTVIIHDDQNVRGSPNCHAGLNQGLQYEGIEYGQSHRNLFNLDHSRRLETVLPQIRENSSSPVSFAPATRSHWVHADSQVNNQISTAFLQPAGANTSRAFNPPISKKDELIKRDFADKYGFCQSCGHHPDSHKISRGVKMITRSTQTPWGSVLCVGQVNQTQETTVDPTPSLSWDHLNHSPSPAYLQTVVVETTRDDEIITEEDEGEFRDSNITEERTVLQGRDDVIYSPHLENEERGAVGGW from the exons ATGGATCAAACTTTACTGATTGCTGTAGCAGTCCTTGGCACTGTGGTAGGCATTGGTTTGATATCGGCAATCATGGGGCTTTGCTTTAGGTggcaaaagaagaaaattattactcATGCCCAATGTTGTTGGCATCACCAGACTGAAAGCCTCGATGCTTATAGTTTTCCCCCTCCACATCGCGAAAGGATTAAGATGAGGTGTATGCGAGGCTGTAACAACTTTACCAGAGATTGTTGTCAGATgtctcttagtaataataatactg GTGTTTCTAGAGGACTTGGTTTAGGTGCTTCATGTATAAATGATCCTGTCCCAGCTCCTCCAGCCCCTCGAAGCTGGACTCCAAGTCCTCCTTATAGGTGCCAGCAGAATGGTATCCACTCAAGAAGGGGCAATCAGAGCAAAGTGGGAGAACAATCATGCCACCTAGGATCCCATAGAGTTTCTACCGCAGAATCTCTAAGAAATGAATGTGGTGTACATAGCAACCTCTCAGTTATTACCAAGAAAGAAAATTCATATTGCAAACCTCGCTCGTGTTTGCAATTATCAAATAAATACGAACCTGCTACAAACACTAAATGTGATTTAACAGATATCAAAGTGGACTCTAATTCAGCTGACAGTGATAACAGCTCTGAAATAGTTGATCTTTCCCATAAAAGAATGAAAGCTCACTTCTACCGCAAGAATAAACGTTCGTCTCGCAGTTCACGCACCCAGAATGTGTATCAGAGAAAAAATACGGGGAACGGAGAGATATGTATCAACAAACAACCTAATGTATTTGCTAATAATCTTGACCAATCCAAGAAAGGATTCATCTGTAATGATCATCCAGCCGCATGTTCTAGCTACTACATATCACCTTCAAAAGGGCCGCAACCTTTGTCTTCACACAATCCCACGGTGATCATTCATGACGACCAAAATGTCAGAGGATCCCCAAACTGCCATGCTGGACTCAATCAGGGCCTTCAATATGAGGGAATTGAGTATGGTCAATCTCATAGGAATTTATTTAATCTTGACCACTCTCGTAGACTAGAGACTGTATTGCCACAGATAAGGGAAAATTCTTCATCCCCTGTTTCTTTCGCTCCAGCAACGAGATCTCATTGGGTACATGCAGATAGTCAAGTTAATAAtcag ATCAGCACTGCATTTCTTCAACCTGCAGGAGCTAACACTAGTCGGGCATTTAATCCTCCTATATCTAAAAAAGACGAGCTAATTAAGAGGGACTTCGCTGACAAGTATGGGTTTTGTCAATCGTGTGGACACCATCCAGATTCACATAAG ATATCCCGGGGTGTGAAAATGATAACTCGCAGTACGCAGACTCCCTGGGGTTCTGTTCTTTGCGTTGGCCAAGTTAACCAGACTCAGGAGACTACAGTTGACCCTACACCTTCCTTATCATGGGATCATCTAAATCATAGTCCCTCTCCTGCCTATCTACAGACAGTAGTAGTAGAGACAACCAGAGATGATGAGATCATTACGGAGGAAGATGAGGGAGAATTTAGAGATAGCAACATTACCGAGGAAAGAACTGTACTCCAAGGTAGGGATGATGTGATTTATTCTCCGCATCTTGAAAATGAAGAAAGAGGAGCTGTTGGTGGATGGTAG